From the Leifsonia sp. AG29 genome, one window contains:
- a CDS encoding ROK family protein: protein MASESTLRFGAQTDEATSLLRIVNMVRSGEATTRPEVGRLTGLGRGVVTQRVDTAIALGYLEEGGLARSSGGRMPRTLRFRSDRGRLLVCALGALHIRVGITDLDGSIIAHSARAWDIARGPAETLDTAIGMIDELIDAHPGAPVWAATVGVPGPVDFATGRPVAPPIMPGWNGFDVRRRFEQHYDVPVWVDNDVNLLAFGERTRRSGEPIDLIYCKVGSGIGAGLISQGHVHRGANGAAGDIGHVRVRDSEALCRCGKLGCLEAEASGWALVRQAERALADGATGYLADRVEAGQPVTPEGISIAAEDGDALAISLIQQSARLVGESIAALVNMFNPSVIVIGGAVAAAGELFLAEVRQRVYELSLPLATRDLTIVNSVNDEREPLRGGAELAREQLFDVTFPRWFAAGRPTIENVRPEAAAGGRAAAAMVEAAAGR, encoded by the coding sequence ATGGCGAGCGAGTCAACCCTGCGCTTCGGCGCCCAGACCGACGAGGCGACGAGCCTCCTCCGGATCGTCAACATGGTCCGCTCGGGCGAGGCGACGACCCGCCCGGAGGTGGGCCGGCTCACCGGGCTCGGCCGCGGCGTCGTGACGCAGCGCGTCGACACCGCGATCGCCCTCGGCTACCTGGAAGAGGGAGGCCTCGCCCGCTCCTCCGGGGGCCGCATGCCGCGCACCCTCCGCTTCCGCTCCGACCGCGGCCGCCTCCTCGTCTGCGCGCTCGGTGCCCTCCACATCCGCGTGGGCATCACCGACCTCGACGGCTCGATCATCGCCCACAGCGCGCGCGCCTGGGACATCGCCCGAGGCCCCGCCGAGACGCTCGACACCGCGATCGGCATGATCGACGAGCTCATCGACGCCCACCCCGGTGCCCCGGTCTGGGCGGCCACCGTCGGCGTGCCCGGTCCGGTCGACTTCGCGACGGGCCGGCCGGTCGCGCCTCCCATCATGCCCGGATGGAACGGCTTCGACGTCCGCCGCCGGTTCGAGCAGCACTACGACGTGCCGGTGTGGGTCGACAACGACGTGAACCTCCTGGCCTTCGGCGAGCGCACCCGCCGGTCGGGCGAGCCGATCGACCTCATCTACTGCAAGGTCGGCTCGGGCATCGGCGCCGGCCTCATCTCGCAGGGCCACGTGCATCGCGGGGCGAACGGCGCCGCCGGTGACATCGGCCACGTGCGCGTGCGCGACTCGGAGGCGCTGTGCCGCTGCGGCAAGCTCGGCTGTCTGGAGGCGGAGGCGAGCGGATGGGCCCTGGTCCGGCAGGCGGAACGCGCCCTCGCCGACGGCGCGACCGGCTACCTCGCCGACCGGGTGGAGGCGGGCCAGCCCGTGACCCCGGAGGGCATCTCGATCGCCGCCGAGGACGGGGACGCGCTCGCCATCTCGCTCATCCAGCAGTCCGCCCGACTCGTCGGCGAATCGATCGCGGCCCTGGTCAACATGTTCAACCCGAGTGTCATCGTCATCGGAGGCGCGGTGGCCGCAGCAGGAGAGCTCTTCCTCGCCGAGGTGCGGCAGCGGGTGTACGAGCTGTCGCTCCCCCTGGCGACGCGCGACCTGACGATCGTCAACTCGGTGAACGACGAGCGGGAACCCCTCCGCGGCGGGGCCGAACTCGCGCGCGAGCAGCTCTTCGACGTGACCTTCCCGCGGTGGTTCGCGGCGGGACGTCCGACGATCGAGAACGTGCGGCCCGAGGCGGCCGCCGGTGGGCGGGCGGCGGCCGCGATGGTGGAGGCGGCGGCCGGGCGGTAG
- a CDS encoding sugar phosphate isomerase/epimerase family protein gives MARPITLFTGQWADLPFEEVARLAGEWGYDGLEIACWGDHLDVSRWEDAEYVQSRKDILERNGLKVWTISNHLAGQAVCDDPIDERHRDILNDRVWGDGDPEGVRQRAAEELKLTARMAAALGVTTVTGFTGSSIWKAVAMFPPASDEWIAAGYQDFADRFHPILDVFEEVGVRFALEVHPSEIAYDYWTAKATLEAIGHRKSFGINFDPSHFMWQQLDPVAFVLDFADHIFHVHVKESITNLDGRNGVLGSHLPWANPRRGWTFVSTAHGQVPWEPLFRALNAIGYDGPTSVEWEDAGMDRLDGAPEAIAFVRKLNAITPPAAAFDAAFSTSRE, from the coding sequence ATGGCGCGTCCGATCACGCTGTTCACCGGCCAGTGGGCCGACCTGCCGTTCGAGGAGGTGGCCCGCCTCGCCGGCGAGTGGGGCTACGACGGGCTCGAGATCGCCTGCTGGGGCGACCACCTCGACGTCTCCCGGTGGGAAGACGCCGAGTATGTGCAGTCGCGGAAGGACATCCTCGAGCGCAACGGCCTCAAGGTGTGGACGATCTCGAACCACCTCGCCGGTCAGGCCGTATGCGACGACCCGATCGACGAGCGGCACCGCGACATTCTCAACGACCGGGTGTGGGGCGACGGCGACCCGGAGGGCGTGCGTCAGCGCGCTGCCGAGGAGCTGAAGCTGACCGCTCGCATGGCGGCCGCGCTCGGGGTGACGACGGTGACCGGGTTCACCGGATCCTCGATCTGGAAGGCCGTGGCCATGTTCCCGCCGGCCTCCGACGAGTGGATCGCCGCGGGATACCAGGACTTCGCCGACCGGTTCCACCCGATCCTCGACGTCTTCGAGGAGGTCGGGGTCCGGTTCGCGCTGGAGGTGCACCCCTCTGAGATCGCGTACGACTACTGGACGGCCAAGGCGACCCTGGAGGCGATCGGGCACCGTAAGAGCTTCGGGATCAACTTCGACCCCTCCCACTTCATGTGGCAGCAGCTGGACCCGGTGGCGTTCGTGCTCGACTTCGCCGACCACATCTTCCACGTGCACGTGAAGGAGTCGATCACCAACCTCGACGGCCGCAACGGGGTGCTCGGCTCGCACCTCCCGTGGGCGAACCCACGGCGCGGCTGGACGTTCGTGTCGACGGCGCACGGGCAGGTCCCGTGGGAGCCGCTGTTCCGTGCCCTGAACGCCATCGGCTACGACGGCCCGACCAGCGTCGAATGGGAGGACGCCGGCATGGACCGCCTCGACGGGGCGCCCGAGGCGATCGCGTTCGTGCGGAAGCTGAACGCGATCACGCCGCCGGCGGCCGCTTTCGACGCGGCGTTCTCGACGAGCCGGGAGTGA
- a CDS encoding Gfo/Idh/MocA family protein translates to MTLRVAMIGHGFMGAAHSVGWRQAPAVFALPERVEMAVIVGRDAAATARSAERWGWDESDTDWREVVSRDDIDIVDIVTPGDSHAEIAIAALEAGKHVLCEKPLANTVEEAEAMADAAARAAERGVRAMVGFTYRRVPAVTLLRDLVAAGRVGRVQQVRAAYRQDWLVDPEMPLAWRLQKEHAGSGALGDIGAHIIDMTQFVTGQPVEAVSGVVDTIVKQRPLQASGSGLSGSAGEGYGDVTVDDLALFTGRLAEGALVSFEATRFATGRKNALSIEVSGTLGALRFDLEDLNTLQFYDRTAPAEVQGFTKILVTEPVHPYVANWWPAGHMLGYEHGFVHQVVDLVGAIAEGADPHPTFAEGLSVQRVLEAVEASSANDSAWVRVAAAARV, encoded by the coding sequence ATGACGCTGCGGGTGGCCATGATCGGCCACGGCTTCATGGGCGCGGCGCACTCGGTCGGCTGGCGGCAGGCTCCGGCGGTGTTCGCGCTGCCGGAGCGCGTCGAGATGGCCGTGATCGTCGGGCGCGACGCCGCGGCGACGGCCCGCTCGGCCGAGCGGTGGGGCTGGGACGAGTCGGACACCGACTGGCGCGAGGTGGTCTCCCGCGACGACATCGACATCGTCGACATCGTGACGCCCGGCGACTCGCACGCCGAGATCGCGATCGCCGCGCTGGAGGCCGGGAAGCACGTCCTCTGCGAGAAGCCGCTCGCCAACACCGTGGAGGAGGCGGAGGCGATGGCCGACGCCGCCGCCCGCGCCGCCGAGCGCGGGGTGCGCGCGATGGTCGGCTTCACCTACCGGCGGGTGCCGGCTGTGACCCTGCTGCGCGATCTGGTCGCGGCCGGGAGGGTCGGGCGCGTGCAGCAGGTCCGGGCCGCATACCGCCAGGACTGGCTCGTCGACCCCGAGATGCCGCTGGCGTGGCGCCTCCAGAAGGAGCACGCCGGCTCGGGGGCGCTCGGCGACATCGGCGCGCACATCATCGACATGACGCAGTTCGTGACCGGGCAGCCCGTGGAGGCGGTCTCCGGCGTCGTCGACACGATCGTCAAGCAGCGACCGCTCCAGGCATCGGGCTCGGGTCTCTCCGGCAGCGCGGGGGAGGGGTACGGCGACGTGACGGTCGACGACCTCGCGCTCTTCACCGGCCGTCTCGCCGAGGGTGCACTCGTCTCGTTCGAGGCCACCCGGTTCGCGACCGGCCGCAAGAACGCGCTCTCGATCGAGGTGTCGGGGACGCTCGGCGCGCTGCGCTTCGACCTCGAGGACCTCAACACCCTCCAGTTCTACGACCGCACCGCACCGGCCGAGGTGCAGGGGTTCACGAAGATCCTGGTGACCGAGCCGGTCCACCCTTACGTCGCGAACTGGTGGCCCGCGGGCCACATGCTCGGCTACGAGCACGGCTTCGTGCACCAGGTCGTCGACCTCGTGGGCGCGATCGCGGAGGGTGCGGACCCGCATCCCACCTTCGCTGAGGGTCTGAGCGTACAAAGGGTGCTGGAGGCCGTGGAGGCGAGCTCCGCGAACGACTCCGCCTGGGTCCGCGTCGCCGCGGCGGCCCGGGTCTGA
- a CDS encoding C-glycoside deglycosidase beta subunit domain-containing protein yields the protein MATHNSLFSEKDVRRTDDGIAVSVQIPWYRSLWLSAVDDVAVTVDGVEIPKESLRFELNGTSYRVEELPEQSETLWFVADRPDIVIPLNPVPAPGEKLTVEVVLTMRLLYMQIMPGVDGGPGRYVTNRVPVERDVVLA from the coding sequence ATGGCAACCCACAACTCCCTGTTCTCCGAGAAGGATGTCCGCCGCACCGACGACGGCATCGCGGTCTCGGTGCAGATCCCCTGGTACCGGAGCCTCTGGCTCTCGGCCGTCGACGACGTGGCGGTCACCGTCGACGGGGTCGAGATCCCGAAGGAGTCGCTGCGGTTCGAGTTGAACGGCACGAGCTACCGCGTGGAGGAGCTGCCCGAGCAGTCCGAGACGCTCTGGTTCGTCGCCGACCGGCCGGACATCGTCATCCCGCTGAACCCGGTGCCCGCGCCAGGGGAGAAGCTGACGGTCGAGGTCGTGCTGACCATGCGCCTCCTGTACATGCAGATCATGCCCGGGGTCGACGGCGGCCCCGGCCGGTACGTCACCAACCGCGTCCCGGTCGAGCGCGACGTGGTGCTCGCATGA
- a CDS encoding nuclear transport factor 2 family protein — protein MTDTVADESAALREELATLREELAETRALARRAADRGEIENLFSRYMYLHNAFQDEQIIPFWVKEGTEGIRARYTNAGQYTTWESVTRYHRGRPSPVGKLILHATTTPVIEVAADGRTAKGVWLMAGTESGLTDPEVAKNSPDYMYSPGEVQGKKVWAHWVWCKYAIDFLCQDGEWKFWKFRCYELARAPFEENWVSFGEKNQDAFDLDLMYFGDDGKPVFMPPADEPAPSHNHPYSPSTVQKLEPVPPVPHETFIDTYE, from the coding sequence ATGACGGACACTGTCGCCGACGAGAGCGCCGCGCTCCGCGAGGAGCTGGCCACGCTGAGGGAGGAGCTCGCCGAGACGCGCGCTCTCGCCCGCCGAGCCGCCGACCGCGGCGAGATCGAGAACCTGTTCAGCCGCTACATGTACCTCCACAACGCCTTCCAGGATGAGCAGATCATCCCGTTCTGGGTCAAGGAGGGTACCGAGGGCATCCGGGCCCGGTACACCAACGCCGGGCAGTACACCACGTGGGAGAGCGTGACGCGGTACCACCGCGGGCGTCCCTCCCCGGTCGGCAAGCTGATCCTCCACGCGACGACCACCCCGGTCATCGAGGTGGCGGCCGACGGCAGGACGGCCAAGGGCGTCTGGCTGATGGCGGGCACCGAGTCGGGGCTCACCGACCCGGAGGTCGCCAAGAACAGCCCGGACTACATGTACTCGCCGGGGGAGGTGCAGGGCAAGAAGGTCTGGGCGCACTGGGTCTGGTGCAAGTACGCCATCGACTTCCTGTGCCAGGACGGCGAGTGGAAGTTCTGGAAGTTCCGCTGCTACGAACTCGCCCGGGCGCCCTTCGAGGAGAACTGGGTCAGCTTCGGCGAGAAGAACCAGGACGCCTTCGACCTCGACCTCATGTACTTCGGCGACGACGGCAAGCCGGTCTTCATGCCGCCGGCCGACGAGCCGGCGCCCTCGCACAACCACCCGTACAGCCCCAGCACGGTGCAGAAGCTCGAGCCCGTGCCGCCGGTGCCGCACGAGACCTTCATCGACACCTACGAGTAG
- a CDS encoding sugar phosphate isomerase/epimerase family protein — protein sequence MSENEPNGIAGTGIRLGTTLYSMTSEFAAGLYTPETLIAAVAENGIGPGVEFNIAQLLRTYPDVDDEFVKLWFDSLEKYELEPSAVGTNLDMGRRKDRDMTPEEEHDFLARQLKTAHTLGFKRVVIRSAGRELLRSLLPLAEKYDQRLGYEIHAPQGPNDPKVVGIRELYDELGSDRLGFTADFSSTMHSLSPTLLSQLAKMGLDEKHFAVMDEIWHEPTPMHVRNQKFEDYLTGEGVDPVGFGPFTRLAFNMHGLVPPEEWLDIMPQIFHVHAKFFGLDAEGQEPAMDIPRIVRQFVQGGYQGYLSSEWEGHAFQDLGEADPIDLVRKQHALMRRTIEEAVAGVPA from the coding sequence ATGAGCGAGAACGAACCGAACGGCATCGCCGGCACGGGTATCAGACTCGGCACCACCCTCTACTCGATGACGAGCGAGTTCGCGGCCGGGCTCTACACGCCCGAGACGCTGATCGCGGCCGTCGCCGAGAACGGGATCGGCCCGGGCGTCGAGTTCAACATCGCCCAGTTGCTGCGCACCTACCCCGACGTGGACGACGAGTTCGTCAAGCTCTGGTTCGACTCGCTGGAGAAGTACGAGCTCGAGCCGAGCGCTGTGGGCACCAACCTCGACATGGGCCGCCGCAAGGACCGCGACATGACCCCGGAGGAGGAGCACGACTTCCTCGCTCGGCAACTGAAGACCGCGCACACGCTCGGCTTCAAGCGCGTCGTGATCCGGTCGGCGGGTCGCGAACTGCTGCGCAGCCTCCTCCCGCTGGCCGAGAAGTACGACCAGCGGCTCGGCTACGAGATCCACGCGCCGCAGGGGCCGAACGACCCCAAGGTGGTCGGCATCCGCGAGCTGTACGACGAGTTGGGGAGCGACCGGCTGGGCTTCACCGCCGACTTCTCCTCCACGATGCACAGCCTGTCGCCGACCCTCCTCTCGCAGCTGGCGAAGATGGGCCTCGACGAGAAGCACTTCGCGGTCATGGACGAGATCTGGCACGAGCCGACCCCGATGCACGTGAGGAACCAGAAGTTCGAGGACTACCTCACCGGCGAGGGCGTCGACCCGGTCGGGTTCGGACCCTTCACGCGCCTGGCGTTCAACATGCACGGGCTCGTCCCGCCGGAGGAGTGGCTGGACATCATGCCGCAGATCTTCCACGTGCACGCGAAGTTCTTTGGACTCGACGCGGAGGGGCAGGAGCCCGCCATGGACATCCCGCGCATCGTCCGCCAGTTCGTCCAGGGCGGCTACCAGGGCTACCTCTCCAGCGAATGGGAGGGACACGCCTTCCAGGACCTCGGCGAGGCCGACCCGATCGACCTCGTCAGGAAGCAGCACGCGCTCATGCGGCGCACGATCGAGGAAGCCGTCGCCGGCGTTCCGGCCTGA
- a CDS encoding sugar phosphate isomerase/epimerase family protein — protein MSDSTLGAPIQGVTLYSFTRAFHGREYDLDGLIRKVAAEGYGPGLEIIGFSSFRGFPAIDDAFAGRFRDLIAETGLVQTSLAINADIGIHRDRLLNQDELIEYMRKQIEAAAKLGFPIARVQISITPDSMEALAPVAERYGVTLALEVHADQYASHPRILALRDRYEKVGSPFLGFTADWGATTAGFAPSLIEAYRRRGASEELLGKIVSLWDEFYRAGPPADQADHGQRFGRCIALAAQNGRPDLGIDIAINATGLFGPARVDDWLEIMPWIKHVHGKFFGIDENHEEPSVPVRDLVALLVRNGYNGAISSEYEGWHWNYWQSPFEIIRDEQAVQRSAAQNAGSRMVTDATEARTQLTTWLPSIEGATA, from the coding sequence ATGAGCGACAGCACCCTCGGAGCGCCCATCCAGGGCGTCACCCTCTACAGCTTCACCCGGGCCTTCCACGGTCGCGAGTACGACCTCGACGGACTGATCCGGAAGGTCGCAGCCGAGGGCTACGGCCCGGGCCTCGAGATCATCGGCTTCTCGAGCTTCCGCGGGTTCCCGGCGATCGACGACGCCTTCGCCGGCCGCTTCCGCGACCTCATCGCGGAGACCGGGCTCGTCCAGACCTCCCTCGCCATCAACGCCGACATCGGCATCCACCGCGACCGGCTGCTGAACCAGGACGAGCTCATCGAGTACATGCGCAAGCAGATCGAGGCCGCCGCCAAGCTCGGCTTCCCGATCGCCCGCGTGCAGATCTCGATCACGCCCGACTCGATGGAGGCGCTGGCCCCGGTGGCCGAGCGCTACGGCGTGACGCTCGCCCTGGAGGTGCACGCCGACCAGTACGCGTCGCACCCGCGCATCCTCGCCTTGCGCGACCGCTACGAGAAGGTCGGCTCTCCGTTCCTCGGCTTCACCGCCGACTGGGGTGCGACCACCGCCGGGTTCGCGCCGTCGCTCATCGAGGCGTACCGTCGGCGCGGCGCCTCCGAGGAGCTGCTCGGCAAGATCGTCTCCCTCTGGGACGAGTTCTACCGGGCCGGCCCTCCCGCCGATCAGGCCGACCACGGGCAGCGCTTCGGTCGCTGCATCGCGCTCGCCGCGCAGAACGGGCGTCCCGACCTCGGCATCGACATCGCGATCAACGCGACCGGCCTGTTCGGTCCGGCGCGGGTCGACGACTGGCTCGAGATCATGCCGTGGATCAAGCACGTGCACGGCAAGTTCTTCGGCATCGACGAGAACCACGAGGAGCCGTCGGTCCCCGTCCGCGACCTCGTCGCGCTCCTCGTCCGCAACGGCTACAACGGCGCCATCTCGAGCGAATACGAGGGGTGGCACTGGAACTACTGGCAGTCGCCGTTCGAGATCATCCGCGACGAGCAGGCCGTACAGCGGTCGGCCGCGCAGAACGCCGGGAGCCGCATGGTCACCGACGCCACGGAGGCACGGACGCAGCTGACGACCTGGCTGCCGAGCATCGAAGGAGCGACCGCATGA
- a CDS encoding C-glycoside deglycosidase beta subunit domain-containing protein has protein sequence MVIPDRIIEQGTLRTDGRRAAVEVRIPWYRALPASCIAGATLTVDGIAAPAETLRWELNGRERPFAEMADDTEEWWFPLDSAVLSGDIPVEGDDDHTVDVDLKLYIPYIVIGDDEVLHIEEHDSKSMKAVSA, from the coding sequence ATGGTGATCCCCGATCGCATCATCGAGCAGGGCACGCTCCGCACCGACGGCCGGAGGGCCGCGGTCGAGGTGCGCATCCCCTGGTATCGCGCCCTCCCGGCGTCCTGCATCGCGGGCGCCACCCTCACGGTCGACGGCATCGCCGCTCCGGCCGAGACCCTCCGCTGGGAGCTCAACGGCCGCGAGCGGCCCTTCGCCGAGATGGCCGACGACACCGAGGAGTGGTGGTTCCCGCTCGACTCGGCGGTGCTCTCCGGTGACATCCCGGTCGAAGGCGACGACGACCACACCGTCGACGTCGACCTGAAGCTGTACATCCCGTACATCGTCATCGGCGACGACGAGGTGCTCCACATCGAGGAGCACGACAGCAAGAGCATGAAGGCGGTCAGCGCATGA
- a CDS encoding GMC oxidoreductase, with product MTGRYPDAVDVVIVGSGPTGAAYARILSEEAPGASIALFEVGPTVSNPPGAHVKNIADPELRAAAQDRSEGPGAGAATVSSPGAVTAGLRRARPGTYLLEEGYQEAGEDGLPVAAFSSNVGGMGAHWTGACPRPGDSERIAFLPELDELLDEADRLLGVTTDAFDGAPFTALVRERLGAVVDGGRPPERRVQRMPLAVHRRDDGRLVWSGSDVVFGDETRANPDFALYDESLVTRVLQEEGRAAGVEVRDRRTGELHTVRAPFVVVAADALRTPQVLFASGIRPPALGRMLNDQTQVVYATRIRDAESVATAEVAAGADDVGADQVIDGAISERSGVSWVPYTDAMPFHGQVMQLDASPIPLADDDPVVPGSIVGLGLFCAKDLQWDDRVEFSDDQRDWYGMPAMRLHYTLTDRDRAVIERAQAEIVELAKAVGDPIGDRPFTMPLGASLHYQGSTRVGETDDGRSVCGPDSEVWGVPGLFVAGNGVIPTATACNPTLTSVALAVKGARRIASELSGTERLLTSNSDVILK from the coding sequence ATGACCGGCCGCTACCCCGACGCGGTCGACGTCGTCATCGTCGGCAGTGGGCCGACCGGAGCCGCGTACGCGCGCATCCTGAGCGAGGAGGCGCCAGGCGCCTCCATCGCGCTGTTCGAAGTGGGCCCGACGGTCTCGAACCCGCCGGGCGCCCACGTCAAGAACATCGCCGACCCCGAGCTCCGCGCCGCGGCACAGGACCGCTCGGAGGGACCGGGCGCCGGGGCCGCGACCGTCAGCTCGCCCGGTGCCGTGACGGCTGGTCTGCGGCGTGCACGCCCCGGGACGTACCTGCTCGAGGAGGGATACCAGGAGGCGGGCGAGGACGGCCTCCCCGTCGCCGCCTTCTCGAGCAACGTCGGCGGGATGGGCGCGCACTGGACGGGGGCGTGCCCGAGGCCCGGCGACAGCGAGCGCATCGCATTCCTCCCCGAGCTCGACGAGCTGCTCGACGAGGCCGACCGCCTGCTCGGAGTGACCACGGACGCGTTCGACGGCGCGCCCTTCACCGCGCTCGTGCGGGAACGGCTGGGCGCCGTCGTCGATGGCGGCCGACCGCCGGAGCGGCGTGTGCAGCGGATGCCGCTGGCCGTCCACCGCCGCGACGACGGCCGCCTCGTGTGGTCGGGCTCGGACGTCGTCTTCGGCGACGAGACCCGCGCCAACCCGGACTTCGCCCTGTACGACGAGTCGCTGGTCACGCGGGTGCTGCAGGAGGAGGGCCGGGCCGCGGGCGTGGAGGTGCGCGACCGCCGCACGGGCGAGCTGCACACGGTGCGCGCACCCTTCGTCGTGGTCGCGGCCGATGCCCTGCGCACCCCCCAGGTGCTGTTTGCGAGCGGCATCCGGCCTCCCGCTCTCGGCCGGATGCTCAACGACCAGACCCAGGTCGTCTACGCGACCCGCATCCGCGATGCGGAGAGCGTCGCCACGGCCGAGGTCGCAGCCGGGGCCGACGACGTCGGAGCCGACCAGGTCATCGACGGTGCGATCAGCGAGCGGAGCGGCGTCAGCTGGGTGCCCTACACCGACGCGATGCCGTTCCACGGCCAGGTCATGCAGCTGGACGCCTCCCCGATCCCCCTCGCCGACGACGACCCGGTCGTGCCCGGCTCGATCGTCGGGCTCGGCTTGTTCTGCGCGAAGGATCTCCAGTGGGACGACCGCGTGGAGTTCAGCGACGACCAGCGGGACTGGTACGGGATGCCCGCGATGCGCCTCCACTACACGCTCACCGATCGCGACCGTGCCGTGATCGAGCGCGCCCAGGCGGAGATCGTCGAGCTCGCGAAGGCGGTCGGCGACCCCATCGGGGACCGGCCGTTCACGATGCCGCTCGGTGCCTCCCTCCATTACCAGGGCAGCACGCGCGTGGGTGAGACGGACGACGGCCGGAGCGTCTGCGGCCCGGACAGCGAGGTCTGGGGCGTCCCGGGCCTGTTCGTCGCCGGCAACGGCGTCATCCCGACGGCCACCGCCTGCAACCCGACGCTGACCTCGGTCGCGCTCGCGGTGAAGGGCGCCCGGCGCATCGCCTCGGAGCTCTCGGGGACGGAACGCTTGCTTACGTCTAATTCTGACGTTATTCTGAAGTAA
- a CDS encoding TIM barrel protein, translated as MYELAPNIELLFTEAGDYHDRVRAAAAAGFTAVEMWGPTGVDAPATPKDLPALKAALEETGTKLTAQLSEPRTQFMIPPWDHSEFYRKLDEGVAIAQDLGCPRIVVGSGTGFGGWKRQVQLDKLVEIYQKAIEQIDGSGITLALEPVNIRVDHPGSLLDRTAEAVYVARGVDSPFFGVLYDIYHSAVEGEDMAAELENARGLIAYVQLADAPGRGEPGSGDLNWEERLNILRASGYDGPIGLEYYPTQESAASVELIRELAATA; from the coding sequence ATGTACGAGCTCGCTCCCAACATCGAACTGCTCTTCACCGAGGCGGGCGACTACCACGACCGTGTGCGCGCGGCCGCGGCCGCCGGCTTCACCGCCGTGGAGATGTGGGGCCCGACGGGCGTCGACGCACCCGCGACGCCGAAAGACCTCCCCGCGCTGAAGGCCGCCCTCGAGGAGACGGGCACGAAACTCACCGCGCAGCTCTCCGAGCCGCGGACCCAGTTCATGATCCCGCCGTGGGACCACTCCGAGTTCTACCGCAAGCTCGACGAGGGCGTCGCGATCGCGCAGGACCTCGGCTGCCCGCGCATCGTCGTCGGCAGCGGCACGGGCTTCGGCGGCTGGAAGCGCCAGGTCCAGCTCGACAAGCTGGTCGAGATCTACCAGAAGGCTATCGAGCAGATCGACGGCTCGGGCATCACACTCGCGCTGGAGCCGGTCAACATCCGCGTGGACCACCCCGGCTCGCTCCTCGACCGCACGGCGGAGGCGGTTTACGTCGCCCGCGGCGTCGACTCCCCGTTCTTCGGCGTGCTGTACGACATCTACCACTCCGCCGTCGAGGGTGAGGACATGGCCGCCGAGCTCGAGAACGCCCGCGGCTTGATCGCTTACGTCCAGCTCGCAGACGCCCCCGGGCGCGGCGAGCCGGGCTCGGGCGACCTGAACTGGGAGGAGCGCCTCAACATCCTGCGCGCCTCCGGCTACGACGGGCCGATCGGCCTCGAGTACTACCCCACCCAGGAGTCGGCCGCGTCGGTCGAGCTCATCCGCGAACTGGCGGCGACGGCATGA
- a CDS encoding nuclear transport factor 2 family protein — translation MTDNRAAFERFCDLFYTQKRVADAFAYLVSDDYTQHNPGLPDGPAAAVEGLTPKFEGSPDARFEIQRILVDGDLAMVHVKASGPGRPDTAVADIYRFAGGRIVEHWDVLQPVPDRSANDHPMF, via the coding sequence ATGACCGACAACCGAGCCGCCTTCGAGCGCTTCTGCGACCTCTTCTACACGCAGAAGCGGGTCGCCGACGCGTTCGCGTACCTCGTCTCCGACGACTACACCCAGCACAACCCGGGCCTCCCCGACGGCCCGGCAGCAGCAGTGGAGGGACTGACCCCGAAATTCGAGGGCAGCCCCGACGCGCGCTTCGAGATCCAGCGGATCCTCGTCGACGGCGACCTCGCCATGGTGCACGTCAAGGCGTCCGGCCCCGGGAGGCCCGACACCGCCGTCGCCGACATCTACCGCTTCGCGGGCGGCCGCATCGTGGAGCACTGGGACGTGCTCCAGCCGGTGCCCGACCGCTCCGCCAACGACCATCCCATGTTCTGA